The nucleotide sequence gtttgaatgtgcttttaaaatgactgaaagtacttttagagaaaatgtttttggaagcactttaagtgatttcagtcattttaaaagcacatccaaacgaactCTAAATGTTTGTAGTCAATAGTCTAAAATTGAgagtgaagaacaataaaacttgattaacgagtataataaattcaacaacGCCAATTGTTCATCTTGTGTTTTTAtctaaaatcaacatcacactaacgaatcaaatattaaaataatccattgaataaaaaattattgaaaagcaaaatataacttcaaagttttgattaccttaAAATACAATTTTCAAGACCATGTGATAGTTGGTTTAAACATTCGATATAAATGGAAAGATTgggaagttgaaagaaaaaaaagattacAAAGGGACTTGAGTTTTTTAACTTTATATGCATTTAGACATATAGTTTAgaagtaaatttgaaaaataagaaaaaaccaATGACTAAAATGGCAGCTCCATATTTCGAACTCaacatccaaaaaaaaaaaaaaaagggaacatTTTTATTTCACCaacaaatgaattatgatatttcttactttttttttttttttttttttgtatttatatgttaattacaTGACATGAAATTTTTGCGAATCCATTCAATCAACCCACAGTACCGCCTTTCGCTTTTGATTCTGGCCGTgaacttaaagtgtttttttttttttttattggagaaAACTTAAAGAAAGTGTTTGACAGACTATGAAACTACAGTCTTTGTCTTCATCCCAAAAAGAAAGCCGGCAGGGATTTCACTTCCCATTCTATTGAGGTGTTGgctttattaaaaataattcaCTCAACTCATCAAATATGCCCAAATTTACTTATTTATTGTGAGGTGAATAACAATATTTGGGAAAACTTAAGTAAATAATACTTTGTAGGTCTAGGCACTGATATTGCTGGCTGAAAGAGAGAACATGTAGATTACAATGAGGTAAGAAATTGGTTGATCTCCCTTACCTTTGCTTCCAAAAgttctcctttctttcttttctctcaatATCCAATGCTACATAAATTCTGTACATTTATGTCActctcaaagtttcaacatTTCCCTCCGTCAACTTCTTCCAATTCTCAATGAAGAATCAACCCCTTTGCCACCACCAGCTGCAAACAACCTTGCAATCTCCAACTGCGTGTTTGCAATGATTTCGGTACGCTTGAGATCCATTTCTCCTCGCTTCGCCTCTGCCTCGACTCTCATCCTCTCTATCTCCCTCATTGAGTCCATTCTTGCTTGTTCTGATCTTACCACAACTTCTGCTAGCCATCTTATGCTCTCAGTTACGTCTACTTCCTCCCGCCTTCGCCGCttctttttctccattttccTCTTCATTCTTTTGGACCTTAATTGTTCCTTGTCACTGTAGAGAGCTGGTGTGCTACTGTCTACCTCCAAAGGGTTCTTGTCCGATGCATGGTCTGACAATTTCATCCCCACTGCATCTTCCTGCATGTTAAAACGACTACAGGTTAAATTAACTCAGTGAGACTTACAAGTTTTAATACAGATCAGTTTTGTTAGGCCAGTTGGTCGGAGCAATGTATTGTCCCTCAAATAAAGTTCAAATCCCTTTTTCCATAGATTAGGGTAGTTTAGGATCTCACTTTGGCATTAACCTCCTTGTGAGCTCAGTGGTTTACAGTTGTTAGAACTTTTACCTAATGTGTTTGAAAATAATGACCAAGTTACAAGTGAGAATGTAACTAATTATTCCAAAACAGCATTTGACACAACATCTAAATCATCATTCACAATTAACTATGGTGAATTCAATGtcacaaatatttcaaaaattgTAAATGTTAACGGATGATAACGTTCcaaatttcacacaaccaactCTACTTAGTGGGGTAATACGCCGTTGTTATTGTTGTGTTCATTTAGAAAATATGCAATTTTATGATTGCTATGGCATTATGGTGGGACATATTTGGTTCTAATATCCTAATATATGAGTGATAAAATTACAAACCCAACTGTCTTTAACAAAACTCGAGAGCTAAATCAAAACATAATTTAAGGGAAATGGCTAAACAcaagaacaaaattaaaaataaaaacaggggggggggtggggtggtgCCGTATAGACTGACCTTGGCCACCCTATGATCAGCACCATTGGATCCAAATGAATTCTGGGCAGTCCCCATAAGTGGCGGAGGAGCaggaggtggtggtggcggcggtaGTGGCGGCGGCGCTGATGGCTCCAATAGCATCAAGGGATGATTGTTCTGAGGCAGTGGATGAAGCAGCTGTAGTGGTGGCAGTGGCGGGGGCGGCACAGttgcagcaacagcagcagcagctgctgCCGCCGCGGTTGGGGACGTCCCACTGCCACGTAACAAAAGATCAAGCCTAGGATACAGAGGCCAAGAAGAACCATCACCAGTGGCGGACTCAGAACGATACCGTTTCTTCATGGACTCAATCTTGTTCTTGCACTGAGTTTGCGTCTTGGGGGACTTGGTACAGCTGGCACGTGACGACACGTGTCTTGCCACATCTTCCCAGTCATGGCCTTTAAGCTTTGCTCTGTTTCTGAGAACCCATTTGGTCTCATAAGCTTCAAGGAGGCTAGCAACTGCTCCTTCACTCCACTCATCTCTTTTGAGCCTGTCACCGCCGCTGCCGCCGAGAGGAGGCTGTTGAGGAGGTTTTGATCTCGGAGGAGACTCTAATTCcttggtggttgtggtggtgtgATTGTTTGGGGGGAGAGATGGGTTTTCTTGGTTTGTTTCAccgtccatctctctctctctctctctctctctctccaaatgCTTGTAGTACaaattttacccttttgtttAAGCTGCTAACATGTTCCTCCCACCAAACAAGTTTGGGCTCAAGAAATGGTAAAGGGAGAGGAGAACCACTAgcattttagagagaaaatgaaAGGCTAAGTAAGTACAAATGGCCAATATaaagtaagagagagagagagaaatgggtcAGATTTATAGCACAAGTAGTTAAGAGCGTTTATTTATGCACATGAAGTTTTGTGTTTAAAAATATTGTGGTTCCTTATAATCATTCCTCCTTAACTGTTAACTACGGTCTGACACATACACAAAAATTACTTTTATATGATTAAgagcattatttattgcatctgaAGTCTTAAGTTCGAGtctcaaaatataaataaatagggGGAAGCCATTAGCCTACTAGCATTAtagagaggagaggagaaagggaagtgaaagaaaaggaaaggtttaaTGAAAGTGGGCAACCAAGTAAAATGGGATGACTTTAGTCAAATGAGTTAATGATAGGAACCAGTAAACTTTTCCCCTTCACTTTTTGGGGTGGAGTTGTGTGATTGTGGGTACGTTTGTTTGGTTTTATTGTTGTCGTTGGGTTGTTTTGGCTGTTAGCGTTGATATGAAGCCAACCAAGACATCCACTTGGCCCTCACTATTCCtacgcgagagagagagagagagggagagagagggagggaagtggtggtgatggtggcggtggtgggtcAGTCACGTGGGTCTGTCACCCACTCCTCCATCCCAATCACCAATTCACCATCCAATATTATCAACCATCCAATATGCTACCGCCATTCAAACTTAGCTTCCTCTTTTGTGCCCTCCTCCTTTTGGCCTTTGCTTTATTTATGCCCTTTTTTTCTTAACTTTTGGTGGATTCATCACCACTTGAGTAAGTTATGATACCTTTTGGAGCAACGGTTCTATCGGCACCACATACTGATTCTGCCTGACCATTGTTGGTGGGACTGGTCATTGGTGTGCCAGCGCCAGTGCCAGACCATGCCATCAAATTGAATTtgctttatttgttttattgtaAAAGCCTTATTTTAAGGgcgttaataaaaaaaaacagaacgAATGAAttggaaaatttaaaattagagGAAGTCAGgaaatataatcaaatcaattatcttctagttaattaaattcttGATTTTTAGGTATTTGATTACGGATTTAGAGATTGGTTCTTAAACCTTTGAATAGTCAGTTACTTATACTGAACCAAATCAAATGTGTCGGTAACTAAAATTCAATAACCATGCCAACCTCGGTCGATTTCAATTGACTTTTGGTTCAAAAATTTCCACTCCGGCTAACATCGTCCTATTTTTTCAGCACATCAAACAAATCATATGTGACACTTTTCAAGAGTATTTGAGTCATTTCACTAATAGACTTTACAAAGATGGCCCTAGTCCTGgagtcaaaatataaaaaattatttaaaagtgaagcaaacaataaaaaataaaaaaaacaatacaaacGCTAGAAGGAGGGCTCGAACCTCCGACCTTGTGGTTAACAGCCACACGCTCTAGCCAACTGAGCTATTCCAgctttattattatattttccaACTTTTCAATATTTTACGCAAGATTAAGTAATTTACCACCATAATCAATTACTTCTTAATTCACAAcgcaaatgaaaattttacaaTGCGCCAATGTATGATATGTTAGACAGTTGAATTATGACTTTCTCGGTCTAGTCATTTAAATACCGGCACATTTCGTATTAGTGTGTCGTTAAAAATCTCCATGTCAAAGCAAACACACCTAACATTAGTATACGGGTTTGTcttgtttcaaattttgatgtctCATTCATGACTTAAAATTTAGAGGTTACTCTAAAATTATGTTGATGTGGAGGTTGTCATTGATAATTCATACACATGAGGAAAGATAAGCATAATGTTAGGTGTTTGCCTAAGACGATTAAGGCTAATAAGTCGAGAATATTTATGCACACCCTATAAAACAATCATATTTTCACACATGATCTTGAAAGACAAAAGTTGTATCCCATTCCCATACAAATTAAAAACTACATTTAGTGGTATatctctttacttataagtgaaaagtcttaagtttgattctcccCAAATGCGgttttgaatcacattattgtggTTAAGCCCAGAAGGCTTAACCCACACCCCCaacccttaatgtagataatactggttgttcaaaaaaaaaaaattaaataatcttGCCATAAATGTGGTATTAACACCCTCATGTACAATTAATATGATATGAAATATAGCTATTTAGTATtatatatttctcttcacttgtaagtaaataGTCTTAGGTTGAAATTTCGCAAATGACAAATTAGTGATCAAGTTATTCCCCTCCCCACCCTGCTTTTTTCTCCTTGTAGTCTGTTGCTTGTTGCAGATATAATTGGGATCTCATTGCCTTGTGATATTCTTTTgtaatctttcttttttctctcggGTTTATGCACTGTtgtcaaacaaaagaaaaattaaatgtaTGCGAGGGTTTCTTTGGTGTGAGCACACAAATTTAATGTCTAATGAAATAATAACACTTTGTACTAAGAGGGAGCATAAGACGAATTTGCTGTTAAGTCGTATGATGTCAAAAGTAGCACTAGGGCACTAGGAAAATTTccaacactttttttttcactcCCTTTTTAATTGAAATCTTTTCTCTAGAAGAAAAGTGAACCAAATAAAACCAAGATAACCGAAAGTGAGAAACCAATATCATCatgaagaaaggaaaaaaaaaaaaaacaaatgtgcATAATACAACAAGAACATTGAGTGGACGTATAGTCGAATTGAATTCGAGTAGACTTAGGAAAGAAACTGATCAACTGCCAATAAATATGGGATTAAGTTGGGTCTTGTAAAAATCTTGACAAACTTAAAAAGTAAGAACATGTTTAAAATAAACTATGAAACAAGAGAGAATATAGAGATTGGGAGGAGAAATGTGATTGTCTACTTTTATTATCATTCGACCCCTTTATATAGGGTAAGAGTAACTTGGAAGAGAAGCTCAAGTGTCTCTGTTTTACATTAACAATTAATATATAAGAGATTAACCACACAATTGGTTACGAATACGGACAACCATACAGATAAATATTTGCAACAAAaccttttaatttaaaattctcATAAGTTTTATTAATGTCAATCATGAAATTAGATAGTTCCTGCATTCCGAGTCATATACATCAACAGTTCAGAAATTGCCCAAAGTTTGCTTACAATGCTTggaatttaattataaaaaaaaaaataataaaaaaataataataataataaaaaaaaagaaaaaaaaaagaaaggtttCAGAATTCTAGTAATTTCCTACTGTAGTGCAGCCATTAGGGAAGCAAACTTTACAGTTGATACTCTAGCTAATTTTGGACATCAAATTAGTTCTAAATGTATCTAGTTTTAGATTGGTGCCGACTTGTGCAAGGCAGACGGTTTAATTTCACTCTTTTTATATGTTAATATGGACCCTTTGTTGTCCTATCAACATAATGTATAGCTATGATCCTCTGCACCTTTTTGAGGAAGTCCACGAACACCCACATGAACAAAGGGCCAAGCTACAAAGCCCACAAAATCAGCCTATGAGTTTTCAGCACCGAGCACTGCATCATGAATGGTCGTAACCAGAGCAGCCAAGTCATTGAATTGTCAAAACCTTACCACCGATCAATAGAAGAGAGCACTCGGCACAAGTACTTTCCGTCTGCTTCAACCAAGTGTCAGGCCCAACAGCTTTCCGACACAAATTCTAAGAGGCCAGTCTAGTCCAAACATAAACTCCTTGCCATGTGTGGATCATCAACATAGAAGATAGCCCACGGTAAGTCACAGGGAACAATTATAGGGAGTATTCGATATGACTACCTTCCGGcagatttggatcctctcctgaacTAATGAAGAAgatcctcctcatcaatcatcatgagccgttggatttttatccaacggctacaatcattataattttaaagcgaccccttgtttgtagccattggataaaaattcaacggccCATGATGATTGAtaaggaggatcctctccattagctcaggagaggatccagaTCCCGACCGCCTTCAAATGAGAACCTCTCCTAAACAACTTTTCAACGTGGAAACCGAAAGTAGGGCTGGGTTCGATTTTTtgccaaaatcaaaattaaaccgAAATTTCAGttcggttcttttttttttttttttttgttcagttcgtttaaattttggttttttttttttttttttttggaaaaatgaaaaaaaaattgaaatctgaaaattatttttgaaaatcTAAATATTCACAAGCAGCGGCTGGGGGAGAGTTGAGAGTTCTAAAAGTTCTCTGCCTATATACgaatatatgtgtatatatatgcttgTATGGCGCTTTATTGATTTGCAGATGTGTCTGCAATAGCACAAGGTGGAGCTCTCTACTTTGCAAATGCCTATTGCCACAATTGCAGAAACTCTGGAAAACAATGGGAAGGCTGGctgttgacaaaaaaaaaaaatcatgacaCTGGTTGTTAGTTTAAAGGATGAGTCTAGCTGGAGACCTGGTCCAAAAAGCCAAGCTGAGACAGAACATATTTGGGTCTAAAATTAAGTTGATGATTGACTTGAATTGggaatagaaaataaatacctaacttaaataaacaaataaaattaatatatatttaaatcgGTTCGGTTCGATTTTCAAACCACTAAAATCGAAACTGAACCAAAAGATTTCGGTTCAATTCAGTTTCTTTacttcggtttcggttttttttttgttcggttTTTTTCGCTTTCGATTTGGTattcggttcagtttttttcggttttcgattttttgaacCCATCCCTAACCCAAAAAGTAGACATGCTTGGATGTTAACTCCGCTCCACATGTTAGCCGCTCATAGGAGGGATGGCTTGCGGTCCGAGACTAAAAAGCCCAAGATTTTTTGGACTGAGGCAAGGTCCAT is from Pyrus communis chromosome 10, drPyrComm1.1, whole genome shotgun sequence and encodes:
- the LOC137747553 gene encoding trihelix transcription factor ENAP2-like, coding for MDGETNQENPSLPPNNHTTTTTKELESPPRSKPPQQPPLGGSGGDRLKRDEWSEGAVASLLEAYETKWVLRNRAKLKGHDWEDVARHVSSRASCTKSPKTQTQCKNKIESMKKRYRSESATGDGSSWPLYPRLDLLLRGSGTSPTAAAAAAAAVAATVPPPPLPPLQLLHPLPQNNHPLMLLEPSAPPPLPPPPPPPAPPPLMGTAQNSFGSNGADHRVAKEDAVGMKLSDHASDKNPLEVDSSTPALYSDKEQLRSKRMKRKMEKKKRRRREEVDVTESIRWLAEVVVRSEQARMDSMREIERMRVEAEAKRGEMDLKRTEIIANTQLEIARLFAAGGGKGVDSSLRIGRS